From Mycobacteriales bacterium, a single genomic window includes:
- a CDS encoding FIST N-terminal domain-containing protein, whose amino-acid sequence MSDQVLPRAGSAYVDLPSSRDAGTAAARAALDSAGLQTADLAFCFHHGRHDPAEVVAGVREALGPTTRIVGGTAMGVITNADVSYEGHQVGVAVLGGLDPASVVFASASGLAARSEYDVGRDLASDLSAASDLAALDVLLLYSSIARGLTHPDGLALNFGTPLLAGLLEVAGAPRSVSGAGLVDSGQPTWSHVYVDDVADRDAAVAVGFQGSLRMDTVVLHGCRPAGSYRTITKTAGPVVLEIDGRPALEVVDELLGGALPRAEYPFNVILGVNRGDRFADFDEEQYQTRLCLAVDESSGGLVMFEPDLEAGSLVQLMRVSTDFAYVEDRVASVLAQVGDRTPLLALYLDCAGRCVMGSAMPEEEGHAVRRALGDIPLLGAYTGIEIAPVVGTPRPLDWTGVLCLISR is encoded by the coding sequence GTGAGCGATCAGGTGTTGCCGCGGGCGGGTTCGGCGTACGTCGACCTTCCTTCGTCGCGTGACGCGGGCACCGCGGCGGCACGCGCTGCTCTCGACAGCGCGGGGCTGCAGACGGCGGATCTGGCGTTCTGCTTCCACCACGGACGTCATGACCCGGCCGAGGTCGTCGCTGGTGTGCGCGAGGCGCTGGGCCCGACAACGCGGATCGTCGGCGGCACCGCGATGGGCGTCATCACCAACGCGGATGTCAGCTACGAAGGGCATCAGGTGGGCGTCGCCGTGCTCGGTGGGCTCGACCCCGCCAGCGTCGTCTTCGCCTCCGCGTCCGGGTTGGCGGCGCGCTCCGAGTACGACGTCGGGCGAGACCTGGCTTCGGATCTGTCGGCCGCGTCCGACCTTGCGGCCCTCGACGTGCTCCTGCTCTACAGCTCGATCGCTCGCGGGCTGACGCATCCCGATGGGCTTGCTCTCAACTTCGGCACCCCTCTGCTCGCCGGGCTCCTGGAGGTCGCGGGTGCGCCGAGGTCGGTGTCCGGTGCCGGGCTCGTCGACTCGGGTCAGCCGACGTGGTCGCACGTGTACGTCGATGACGTCGCCGACCGGGACGCCGCTGTCGCGGTCGGCTTCCAGGGCAGTCTCCGGATGGACACGGTCGTCCTGCACGGCTGTCGACCCGCCGGCTCCTACCGAACGATCACCAAGACGGCCGGGCCGGTCGTGCTGGAGATCGACGGTCGTCCTGCCCTCGAGGTGGTCGATGAGCTGCTCGGCGGGGCGCTGCCTCGCGCGGAGTACCCGTTCAACGTGATCCTCGGCGTCAACCGGGGCGATCGCTTTGCGGACTTCGACGAGGAGCAGTACCAGACGCGGCTGTGCCTGGCCGTCGACGAGTCGAGTGGTGGTCTGGTCATGTTCGAGCCGGACCTGGAGGCAGGCTCGCTGGTGCAGCTGATGCGGGTCTCCACCGACTTCGCCTACGTCGAGGACCGCGTCGCCAGCGTCCTTGCTCAGGTCGGAGACCGGACCCCGCTGCTCGCGCTCTACCTCGACTGCGCCGGACGGTGCGTGATGGGTTCCGCGATGCCCGAGGAGGAAGGCCACGCCGTACGACGGGCTCTGGGTGACATCCCCCTGCTCGGTGCCTACACGGGCATCGAGATCGCTCCCGTCGTCGGGACGCCCCGACCGCTGGACTGGACCGGGGTGCTGTGCCTGATCAGCCGTTGA
- a CDS encoding adenylate/guanylate cyclase domain-containing protein — MTEAEAELRYLRRQLDEVAAETVKLTRRAQSAGGELEVRRRGFSLLASLGQSLGAHTSLEPALASVLPLVEAKLHVQRTVALRRFGAVYEPYSWTGFPPSSPPTGPVELPDSIFEADGVAVASDEQVAEWVAAARLSFGVPEFIAVPVVDGECVLVVGRLGARSGFFASLNEVDLDTVRAVAGLVGAAVQNAKMAALNEVRRFLAPAVVEELMQGHLTRTEVHERREVTILSADMVGFTALADRVSPAVLARVLDSYLRDMTSVAYAHQGTVGTFAGDGILVIFGAPTVMTAEEHAWNAAQAAFAMRSQMPRLVEALSAEVGPLELQVRIGVNTGSCAVGVFGSDTHRVYTAIGMPTNLAARLEGAAAPGEVLVSPRTLELLTGRVTGTSRGPLTLKGISAPVVASAIEPTDGCRVPDSPAGDDGREWEGH, encoded by the coding sequence TTGACCGAGGCTGAGGCAGAGCTCCGTTACCTGCGCCGGCAGCTGGACGAGGTCGCTGCCGAGACGGTGAAGCTCACCCGTCGTGCGCAGTCCGCCGGCGGTGAGCTGGAAGTACGGCGGCGCGGGTTCTCGCTGCTGGCGAGCCTGGGTCAGTCGCTGGGTGCGCACACCAGCCTGGAGCCCGCGCTTGCCTCCGTGCTGCCGCTCGTCGAGGCGAAGCTGCACGTCCAGCGGACGGTCGCACTGCGGCGTTTCGGTGCGGTGTACGAGCCCTACTCCTGGACCGGCTTCCCGCCCAGTTCGCCACCGACCGGACCGGTCGAGCTCCCGGACTCGATCTTCGAGGCGGACGGGGTAGCTGTCGCTTCGGACGAGCAGGTGGCCGAGTGGGTCGCGGCGGCTCGCTTGAGCTTCGGGGTGCCCGAGTTCATCGCGGTTCCGGTGGTCGACGGTGAGTGCGTGCTGGTAGTCGGGCGGTTGGGGGCGCGCTCCGGTTTCTTCGCTTCGCTGAACGAGGTGGACCTCGACACCGTGCGCGCGGTCGCCGGCCTCGTCGGCGCGGCGGTCCAGAACGCGAAGATGGCGGCGTTGAACGAGGTGCGCCGGTTCCTGGCGCCGGCGGTGGTCGAGGAGCTCATGCAGGGCCATCTGACCCGTACCGAGGTCCACGAGCGCCGGGAGGTCACGATCCTGTCCGCCGACATGGTCGGCTTCACCGCATTGGCGGACCGGGTCTCACCGGCCGTCCTGGCGCGTGTCCTGGACTCCTACCTGCGTGACATGACCTCGGTGGCCTACGCGCACCAGGGGACAGTCGGAACATTCGCCGGTGACGGCATCCTCGTCATCTTCGGTGCCCCGACGGTGATGACCGCCGAGGAGCACGCCTGGAACGCCGCCCAGGCAGCCTTCGCGATGAGGTCGCAGATGCCACGTCTGGTCGAGGCGCTGAGCGCCGAGGTCGGCCCGCTTGAGCTGCAGGTGCGCATCGGCGTCAACACCGGGTCCTGCGCGGTCGGCGTCTTCGGCTCTGACACCCACCGCGTCTACACGGCGATCGGCATGCCTACGAACCTGGCCGCGCGCCTCGAGGGTGCCGCGGCACCTGGCGAGGTCCTCGTGTCGCCGCGGACGCTCGAGCTCCTGACCGGACGTGTGACCGGCACCTCGCGCGGTCCGCTGACGCTCAAGGGCATCTCCGCCCCCGTCGTCGCCTCTGCGATCGAGCCCACTGACGGCTGTCGAGTTCCCGACAGTCCGGCAGGAGACGACGGCCGGGAGTGGGAAGGTCACTAG